One genomic segment of Desulfomicrobium sp. ZS1 includes these proteins:
- the istB gene encoding IS21-like element helper ATPase IstB, with amino-acid sequence MNPMPQLTPHLKQLRLSGILDSLEIRNRQAVEQKLAYTDFLALLIEDEIARREQRKLVMRQRRAGINAQKTLESYDFTFNLGVNQAQIMDLATCRYLEEKVPVLIVGPCGTGKSHLAQALGHIAVRRGYDTVFASHAKLLGQLASARAVGNFERKLAALTKADLLIIDDFGLKPMRPGQDEDFHDVIADRYERRPTIITSNLDFSEWNDAFHNKLLGAATLDRIKHGAYQIMLDGKSYRTPRMDVSPCRGDS; translated from the coding sequence ATGAACCCCATGCCTCAACTCACGCCGCACCTGAAACAACTCCGCCTCTCCGGCATCCTGGACTCCCTGGAGATCCGCAACCGTCAAGCCGTGGAACAGAAGCTCGCCTACACCGATTTCCTGGCCCTGCTCATCGAAGACGAGATCGCCCGCCGTGAGCAGCGCAAACTCGTCATGAGGCAGCGCCGGGCCGGCATCAACGCGCAGAAGACGCTCGAAAGCTACGACTTCACCTTCAACCTCGGGGTGAACCAGGCGCAGATCATGGATCTGGCCACCTGTCGCTACCTGGAGGAGAAGGTCCCGGTGCTCATCGTCGGCCCCTGCGGCACCGGGAAGAGCCACCTTGCCCAGGCACTGGGCCACATCGCCGTACGTCGCGGCTACGACACCGTGTTTGCCTCCCATGCTAAGCTGCTGGGCCAGCTCGCCTCAGCACGGGCCGTGGGCAACTTCGAGCGCAAGCTGGCGGCACTGACCAAGGCAGACCTGCTCATCATCGACGACTTCGGTCTCAAGCCCATGCGCCCCGGGCAGGACGAAGACTTCCACGACGTCATCGCGGATCGCTACGAGCGGCGGCCAACGATCATCACGAGCAATCTGGACTTCTCGGAATGGAACGACGCCTTCCACAACAAACTGCTGGGGGCAGCCACTCTCGACCGGATCAAGCACGGCGCCTATCAGATCATGCTGGACGGCAAGAGCTACAGGACTCCTCGCATGGATGTTTCTCCTTGCAGAGGCGACTCATAA
- the istA gene encoding IS21 family transposase — protein sequence MHEIRHVIARMRLGESDRDIARAGAMGRPKAAQLRVLALEQGWLDRSQPLPPNDVLESLLQLPRRTQPSQSLAKPFVDQICTWADEGIQITTIHQALVERYGFTGSYDSVRRLLKSHQKSAPVATVFLDHPPAETAQIDFGAGPVITDVHNGEVMKTWFFVMTLPCSKHMYAELVTNQRVETWLGCHRRAFEHFGGTPLKTVIDNPKCAITRACYYEPEVQRAYAEFAEGYSFLVSACPPRDPQKKGVVESNIKYVKNSFAKLREFRSLADANRQLHEWVMGIAGNRIHGTTKQKPLVRFAEMEKDFLRPLPDIAPELAAWASVKLHGNCHVQFEKAFYSAPFTLVHKSLWLRATEKTVQIFHEQKLVATHPRLSKPGARSTVQDHLPPEATAYLMRDPQWCLAQAEKIGERCLELVHDLFTHRVLDNLRAVQGLLQLQGRYGKRRLEAACARALDHGAGTYRNVKNILEKGLDQQNLSLPIALPDAYGGTSRFTRNSDLLN from the coding sequence ATGCACGAAATACGTCACGTCATCGCCCGGATGCGACTAGGCGAGTCTGACCGGGATATTGCCCGCGCAGGCGCAATGGGGCGGCCTAAAGCCGCGCAGCTTCGCGTCCTGGCGTTGGAGCAAGGCTGGCTGGACCGCAGTCAACCCCTCCCGCCCAACGATGTCCTGGAATCCCTGCTTCAGCTCCCAAGGAGAACGCAACCATCACAGTCCCTGGCAAAGCCCTTTGTCGACCAGATCTGCACATGGGCCGACGAGGGGATACAGATCACGACGATCCATCAGGCTCTGGTCGAACGTTACGGCTTCACTGGAAGCTACGACTCGGTGCGACGCCTGCTCAAGAGCCACCAGAAGTCAGCGCCGGTAGCCACTGTCTTCCTTGATCATCCTCCAGCCGAGACCGCCCAGATCGACTTTGGCGCAGGCCCCGTCATCACCGACGTCCATAACGGCGAGGTCATGAAGACGTGGTTCTTCGTCATGACGCTCCCGTGCAGTAAGCACATGTACGCCGAGCTGGTCACCAACCAGCGCGTGGAAACCTGGCTGGGCTGCCATCGCCGGGCTTTCGAACATTTCGGCGGCACGCCACTCAAGACAGTCATCGACAACCCCAAGTGCGCCATCACCCGCGCCTGTTACTACGAGCCAGAAGTCCAGCGGGCTTATGCCGAGTTTGCCGAGGGGTACTCCTTCCTGGTCTCCGCATGCCCTCCGCGTGACCCGCAAAAAAAGGGCGTCGTCGAATCGAACATCAAATACGTCAAAAACAGCTTCGCAAAGTTGCGAGAGTTCCGCAGTCTGGCTGACGCCAACCGCCAACTCCACGAATGGGTCATGGGCATAGCCGGAAACCGCATTCACGGCACGACCAAGCAGAAGCCCTTGGTTCGTTTCGCCGAGATGGAGAAGGATTTCCTGCGTCCCCTGCCGGATATCGCGCCCGAACTGGCAGCATGGGCATCGGTGAAGTTGCATGGCAACTGCCATGTCCAGTTCGAAAAAGCCTTCTATTCCGCCCCATTCACGCTGGTCCACAAGTCTCTCTGGCTGCGTGCCACGGAGAAGACCGTGCAGATCTTCCATGAACAAAAACTCGTGGCTACTCATCCCCGGCTGTCAAAACCTGGCGCACGCAGCACGGTGCAGGACCATTTGCCGCCGGAAGCCACGGCTTACCTGATGCGTGATCCGCAGTGGTGCTTGGCTCAGGCTGAAAAAATCGGAGAACGCTGCCTGGAACTGGTCCATGATCTCTTTACCCACCGCGTCCTCGACAACCTGCGAGCTGTTCAAGGTCTGCTGCAACTTCAGGGTCGTTACGGCAAACGACGACTGGAGGCGGCCTGCGCCAGAGCCCTGGATCACGGAGCCGGAACGTACCGCAACGTGAAGAATATCCTGGAGAAGGGTTTGGACCAACAAAACCTCTCCCTGCCAATCGCCCTGCCTGATGCCTACGGCGGAACGTCCCGCTTCACCCGCAACTCTGACCTGCTCAACTAA
- a CDS encoding bifunctional DNA primase/polymerase, with amino-acid sequence MDSQALLSAALAIAAKGKPVFPVNIKKAPLTPNGFKDATTDPDTIKEMFSRPGVAGIGLPTGPVSGLLVVDQHPYEAKTSAP; translated from the coding sequence ATGGATAGCCAGGCGCTATTAAGCGCAGCCCTTGCCATAGCCGCGAAGGGGAAGCCTGTCTTTCCGGTGAATATCAAGAAAGCGCCTTTGACCCCCAACGGGTTCAAGGACGCGACAACCGACCCTGACACAATCAAAGAAATGTTCTCCCGGCCAGGGGTGGCAGGAATAGGCTTACCGACCGGGCCAGTAAGCGGCTTGCTAGTTGTTGATCAGCACCCCTATGAAGCCAAAACGTCGGCACCCTAA
- a CDS encoding site-specific integrase yields MEEKWVTVARGVRVKIDPSRKHGKGYDRYFSIRYAVDGKMESQGLGWASDGMTQEEAVSRRLAYTKAAKGITQGPRTKAEEIQAEEQEKAEAERLKRLQETELVTLADYWPEYLGTAKQKKKAKSWDKEESHFKNWLEPLLGHIPLRQIGLAQWDFLIKALTDAGLAPRTRQYIALTLRQIMDHAFMRKIITEAPPRGKHVGAVLKPESNRRTRTLTSEELQAILEALAGRDQHAYRLTLFCAMTCCRAGEAFKLEWRDVDLANTQATFRDTKNGTSRTIPLSPALVDMLKDMNPKTGLVFLGAKGEPYTQAPRSFRDVADDLGLNAGRDKRDKVVFHSLRHTGATRLGQLNTPLRDMMDLAGWKTPAMALRYQHSGDAGRRRAMSALEGMMQTEPAKVIEIHGGKK; encoded by the coding sequence ATGGAAGAAAAATGGGTAACGGTTGCGCGGGGGGTGCGGGTCAAAATTGATCCCAGCCGGAAGCATGGCAAAGGTTACGATAGATATTTCAGCATCCGCTATGCCGTTGACGGCAAGATGGAATCGCAGGGGCTTGGGTGGGCTTCCGATGGCATGACCCAGGAAGAGGCGGTGTCTCGACGCCTTGCATATACCAAGGCCGCCAAGGGTATCACGCAAGGGCCGCGAACAAAGGCCGAAGAGATCCAGGCGGAAGAGCAAGAGAAGGCCGAAGCCGAACGCCTGAAGCGCCTACAGGAAACGGAGCTTGTGACCCTTGCCGACTATTGGCCGGAATACTTGGGGACCGCCAAACAGAAGAAAAAGGCCAAGTCTTGGGATAAGGAAGAAAGTCACTTCAAGAACTGGCTTGAACCGTTGCTAGGGCATATCCCCTTGCGGCAAATTGGCCTGGCACAGTGGGACTTTCTGATTAAGGCTTTGACGGACGCCGGGCTTGCTCCACGAACAAGGCAATACATAGCCCTGACCTTGCGGCAAATTATGGATCACGCCTTTATGCGGAAGATCATCACGGAAGCCCCGCCCAGGGGTAAGCACGTTGGCGCGGTCCTGAAGCCTGAAAGTAACCGCCGGACGCGGACGCTTACGAGCGAGGAATTGCAGGCCATCCTTGAAGCCCTGGCCGGACGTGACCAGCACGCCTACAGGTTGACCTTGTTTTGCGCCATGACGTGTTGCCGGGCTGGGGAAGCCTTCAAGTTGGAGTGGCGGGACGTGGATCTTGCCAACACACAAGCGACCTTCCGCGATACCAAGAACGGGACAAGCCGAACCATTCCGCTTTCCCCGGCATTGGTGGACATGCTCAAGGATATGAACCCGAAGACGGGCCTTGTGTTCCTTGGGGCAAAGGGTGAACCCTACACGCAAGCCCCCCGGTCATTTCGTGACGTGGCCGATGATCTGGGGCTAAACGCGGGGCGGGATAAGCGTGACAAGGTTGTATTCCATTCCTTGCGGCATACAGGGGCAACAAGGCTTGGCCAGTTGAACACGCCGCTTCGGGATATGATGGACCTGGCCGGATGGAAGACGCCTGCCATGGCGCTACGCTATCAGCACAGTGGGGACGCCGGACGCCGCCGGGCCATGAGCGCCTTGGAAGGGATGATGCAGACTGAGCCCGCGAAAGTGATAGAGATCCACGGCGGGAAGAAATGA
- a CDS encoding type II toxin-antitoxin system RelE/ParE family toxin, with translation MKIEFKSSFQKDLNSLQRDEKLFARIKEIILLVESSNSIEAVGNVKKLKSDGLYYRIRIGDYRMGMIVEGDTAIFVRILHRSRIYRYFP, from the coding sequence ATGAAAATCGAATTCAAGTCTTCCTTTCAAAAGGACCTGAATTCGCTTCAGCGTGACGAAAAGCTTTTTGCTCGGATCAAAGAAATCATTCTCTTGGTCGAATCCAGCAATTCCATCGAAGCCGTCGGAAACGTCAAAAAACTCAAATCCGACGGACTGTATTACCGCATCCGAATCGGTGACTACAGAATGGGCATGATCGTTGAAGGAGACACGGCAATTTTTGTTCGCATCCTCCATCGAAGCAGAATATATCGCTATTTTCCCTAA